Below is a window of Calditrichota bacterium DNA.
GCTGGGATTCAAGGTCGGTGCGATGGAAAGTATCTTGGAAGGTGAATTGTCCGAATTCATAGTCGCTCCGGACGACGAGTCGCAGTTTATGCGGAAGTTGAGTGAGTTTGCAACAACTCGAGAGAAGTTGGACAAATGGCGCAGTCGCTTTCGGCAACGAGTTCAGGAAAAGTTTAGTTTCGATCGTTCCATGAGGCAATATCTCGACGTGCTGCAAGCGGCTATAGTAAAATGAGCGACCGTCGCGGACAGGCGATTGGCGCCGCGCTCTTCATGTTGTTCGCACTCGCGGGATGGGGGCCGTACTTCGTCGCGACCGCAACTTCGGGAGTGTATTTGTCGACTGCCGTGTTGTTGGGTGGATTCTTTGCAATCCTTGCGGCGGGTTTTACCTACGATGCTGCGGAACGACTGTTCGGAGAAGGAAAAGGAATCTACGCGGCAGCAGTGCTCTTGACTTTTCCTCCGGCGGGAATTGTGTTCAGCGAACCGCCGATGTTGTCGTATACGTCGATGATGTTTGTCGTGTCCGCATCGATGTGGTTTGCGGCACGGGCGACCAAGGCGTCACTGCGGGAATCTCTGTTCTTTATTGTACTCTTGAGCGGCGTCGCGTTTGCATCCTTCGGGCCGTGGCCCCCCGCGATTCTTTCGTTGGCGACACTTTTCGTATTGCGAGAACGCACCGGCACCGCACCACGGACGTTGCTGCTGGCTGCTGGAATTTCGTTATTGGGATTGGTCGCAAAACAGACGTTTCGTTTCGAGCTTCCAAGCGTCGCGGAGCGGGAGCCGGACATTGCATTGAGCGTCGTCGAATCAATCTTGCTGATCGCGCCGTGGTTTGCATTTGGTGTTCTTTCTATCTTCCGCGCAAAAACATGGACACGCAACGTCGTTGTGGGAGTCATTGTTCTAACGGCTCTGCACGTCTATGTCGGTGGTGAGTGGATCGGTTTGGTCGGTGCCGGCGCGCCTTTGCTTGCGTTAGCGGTGACCTCCGCGCTGCTTGGTTGGTTTGAAGCGGAAACAGAAGGACGGGAGCGTGGAACAAGATGGACGGCGCTTCCGCTGATAGTTGTGTTGGTTGCATTTGTGATTGCGCGAATTGCAAATGCTGAAGGCATTGTGCTCAGCCGCAACTACGCGACAGTAGGACTGCTTATCGCCGCGCTGTTGACAGTTTCGATGATTCGTGACGCGCGGCGCTGGGTGTTTGCGCTGCACGCGGCCGCTGGACTTTATGCTGGCGGGTTATGGTGGTACTACTGGCAAGAAAATGCGGCCGAGACCTCGGAGATTTCAATTGATCTTGCTCCGTGGCTGCTCGTGATCGCGCTTCTTGCGCGAGCAGGAAGCACGTTTATTTATGGAAGGCGGATGCCGAGGCGTTTGCGTGCGCCGGGGCCTCCGCATCGATTCGATCCCGTTGTCTTTCGCGTATTCTCCGATGTGCGCCGCAAAACATGGGAGGGCACGCCGGTTGAAGTTTCGCCAAAGAGCCCTGAATGCGTGAAGTTTGCGATATTCGGGGACGTCGCTGGTGCCGAATCACCTTTCGCCGGCCGCAATTCCGGCTACTTTGCGTTTCAAAAACTCGCAAAAGATATCGAAGCGAACGGCGCTGAGTTCGCTGTCTCGACCGGAGATCTTGCTCCCAGGGCAACGCACTTCGCATATCGACGATTGCGAAAGTTACTGAAGCGGATAACTGTGCCGCTGATTGCGACGCCGGGAAACCACGATATCGTTTTTCAGAGGAAAGTTCACGCGCAGTTTTTTCACGCGCTCTTCGGCAGCGACCACGGCGACGTGACGGTCGGGCCGGTCAGAATGATCTTGATCAACAACGCGTGGGGAAGTTTGTCCGACGAACAACTTACGTGGGTCGAAGAAACGCTCGCCAAAGAGTCGTCTGGTGTCGTGACGATAGTGTTTTGCCACAAACCGGTTTTCGATCCCCGCGAAGACACTTATTACGGCATGGAGCACCGTCCGCATGCCGAGCGGCTGCACGAACTTTTTGTTCAGCATCATGTCTCAGCCGTTTTTTCCGGCCACATTCACAGCTTGCTTAACACGGAGAAAGACGGAGTCAACTATATCATTTCCGGCGGCGGCGGATCGAAATTGAAAACCGCGAACGACGCTCACCACTACTTGCAGTGTGAAGGAACGTCCGCAGGTTTGCTCGTGAATGCCGTTGCGATTGACACAGGTGAGACTCTACTTGAATTGAAGATTCCGGCACGCGCATGAAACTTTCTAAACCCGCGCAGAAACTCAATCCGAAAAAAGTATTGCTTGTGCAATTGCGCCGCATCGGAGATTGCGTACTTTGCACTCCAGCAATTCGCGCGGTAAAAGAGCAATTTCCTGACGCGAAGGTTGATTTCTTGGCGGAATATCCCGCCGAAGAAACTCTGAGAAACCATCCGGTAATCCGCAAACTTTGGGTCGCACCGGTTGGAGGGATTGCTGGATTTGTAGAACTTGTTCGCGGGCTAAGGCGCGAGCGCTACGATCTCGTCATTGATTTTTACTCTAATCCACGCAGCGCTCAGGCCGTGTTTCTCACGGGTGCGAAAGTGCGCGCGGGGCTCAAACGTCGTGGCAGAAGTTGGGCATACACGCATCACTTCATTGAAGAAGAGCCTGACCACAACTCGTATGCCGTAGACCTTAGGCTGGATATGCTGAAGCTGTTGGGAATCCAACCGGGATCGCGGCGGCTTGATATTTACAGCGACGAGAATGACCGCGAAGCGAAAGCGAAAGCAAATCATCTACTCGATAGTTTGACGGGAATCGTGGTTGCGGTGGCGACGGGAAGCGCGAACGCGGCCAAGCGCTATCCGGCGGATTTGACGGCGCAAACGATTGAGCTTTTGCGAGCGTCGCACATGGAAGTGATCTTGACGAGCGGTCCGGGAGAAGAGGAGTTTGCTAAGAGAATTCTCACCAAACTGTCAAAGCCTGTGCCGCATCTTTCTGACGCGCGCGTGCCTGAACTTGCGGCGCTATATCGACATTGCTCGTTGTATATCGGGCCGGACTCGGGACCGAAGCACGTTGCCGTTGCGTGCGGCATTCCCACTGTGACGATTTTCGGCCCGGGAAATCCCGACAACTGGAATGACAAAGAGAATTCAAGAAACCTCGTGATTGCCGCTCCTTGCAGCTTCCGTCCGAAATGCGACGAACTTGAATGCGCGCGGCTCGGACATATCGCAACAATAACGCCGCGCGAAGTTCTCGGCGCGGCGTTGAAATTGCTGCTGGAATAGGATAAGCTGTCAGTGTCCGCGCATCTTTTCGATGTCGCGGCGGTCTTTCTTGGTCGGACGACCTTTTTCTTTCTTGCCGGACTCGCGCCAGAGTTTGTTAGACTCTTCGATCTGACGAAACTTCTCGATCGTCGCATCGTCTGTGATTTCTTCGTACATGCGCGGGGCGTCTTTCTTGGAGAGATTGATGTCCGCCGCTTCGAGAATTCTGAACGTGCGGTAAAGTCCCTTCATGCGAATCTTGATCGTGACGCCTTCGTCCACGGTGTCGTGCGGATCGGCAAACTTGTCGCCGACCATGATTTTGCCGTCTTTACAGGCGCTCGTCGCTTGCGTGCGGGACTTGAAAATGCGCGCGCGATGCAGCCAAATATCGATACGAAGTTTCATTTCTTGGTGAGCCAGCGGTCGGCTGCCTGAATTGCGGCGGCAGTTTGTTCATCGGTGAAGCGCTCGTCGGCAAACATCGTGGCCAGCACAGATACAAGCGTGGCGGGCAATACTTTGAAGGATTTTTCTTCGCCTTTAGCCAGCGCGGTGAGCACGAGCGGGAATTCCGTTAGGATTGCCACGACGCGCTCGACTTCGCCGTCCGTCGCCTCGAGCGCGGAGAAATCCATGCGCAGCGACGACAAATAGCCCGCAATGTTTTCCGCTTCGTGAACAAGCAGCGTCGCAAGCGACGTCAGCGCCCAGCCGTTCAAGCGGTTATCCACCGCGGCATCGTGAAACGAACAGATCTTGCTAAAGGCGGTTTCGCTCAGACCGTCGGCCCACCGTTCCTTATGAATCTCTTCGACGGCGGCCAAGCGAAATTCTTGTACGGCCATGTATGTAGACCACGAGGGAATAATCTCGAGGATCAAGTCAACCGCGTTTAGGACCGCCAGC
It encodes the following:
- a CDS encoding metallophosphoesterase translates to MSDRRGQAIGAALFMLFALAGWGPYFVATATSGVYLSTAVLLGGFFAILAAGFTYDAAERLFGEGKGIYAAAVLLTFPPAGIVFSEPPMLSYTSMMFVVSASMWFAARATKASLRESLFFIVLLSGVAFASFGPWPPAILSLATLFVLRERTGTAPRTLLLAAGISLLGLVAKQTFRFELPSVAEREPDIALSVVESILLIAPWFAFGVLSIFRAKTWTRNVVVGVIVLTALHVYVGGEWIGLVGAGAPLLALAVTSALLGWFEAETEGRERGTRWTALPLIVVLVAFVIARIANAEGIVLSRNYATVGLLIAALLTVSMIRDARRWVFALHAAAGLYAGGLWWYYWQENAAETSEISIDLAPWLLVIALLARAGSTFIYGRRMPRRLRAPGPPHRFDPVVFRVFSDVRRKTWEGTPVEVSPKSPECVKFAIFGDVAGAESPFAGRNSGYFAFQKLAKDIEANGAEFAVSTGDLAPRATHFAYRRLRKLLKRITVPLIATPGNHDIVFQRKVHAQFFHALFGSDHGDVTVGPVRMILINNAWGSLSDEQLTWVEETLAKESSGVVTIVFCHKPVFDPREDTYYGMEHRPHAERLHELFVQHHVSAVFSGHIHSLLNTEKDGVNYIISGGGGSKLKTANDAHHYLQCEGTSAGLLVNAVAIDTGETLLELKIPARA
- a CDS encoding glycosyltransferase family 9 protein: MKLSKPAQKLNPKKVLLVQLRRIGDCVLCTPAIRAVKEQFPDAKVDFLAEYPAEETLRNHPVIRKLWVAPVGGIAGFVELVRGLRRERYDLVIDFYSNPRSAQAVFLTGAKVRAGLKRRGRSWAYTHHFIEEEPDHNSYAVDLRLDMLKLLGIQPGSRRLDIYSDENDREAKAKANHLLDSLTGIVVAVATGSANAAKRYPADLTAQTIELLRASHMEVILTSGPGEEEFAKRILTKLSKPVPHLSDARVPELAALYRHCSLYIGPDSGPKHVAVACGIPTVTIFGPGNPDNWNDKENSRNLVIAAPCSFRPKCDELECARLGHIATITPREVLGAALKLLLE